Proteins encoded by one window of Brienomyrus brachyistius isolate T26 chromosome 1, BBRACH_0.4, whole genome shotgun sequence:
- the LOC125718097 gene encoding amyloid-beta A4 protein-like isoform X1 translates to MGDRAVFLLLMMMVATSALAVEVPADGSMGLLAEPQVAMFCGKLNMHVNVQNGKWEPDPTGTKSCISTKEGILQYCQEVYPDLEITNVVEANQPVSIQNWCKRGRTHCRSHLHIVVPYRCLVGEFVSDALLVPEKCRFLHQERMDTCESHLHWHTVAKESCGNRTMNLHDYGMLLPCGIDRFRGVEFVCCPSEAERESDSTDEDDSDVWWGGSETEYTDNSMPRDMRPTEEKEPAATEDDEEEEEEETLEADEDGDGEDDEDEDTETDDRNANEYATGIAMTTTTTTTTESVEEVVREVCWEGAETGPCRALLRRWYFDRDEGRCVPFIYGGCGGNRNNFESEAYCLSVCRSVLPTTAPSPPNAVDRYLETPGDENEHARFQKAKENLEAKHREKMSQVMREWEEAEREAKTLSHADKKAVIQRFQEKVEALEQQAATERQQLVETHMARVEALLNDKRRLALENYLTALQSSTPRPRQVFNLLKRYLRAEQKDRQHTLKHLEHVRMVDPKKAAQIHSQVLTHLRVIEERMNQSLELLYKVPSVANEIRGQVEELLQREQAEVSQQLSSLQSEGRVSYGNDALMPDLPESTAPLDAQPPENRQVLDGLGFIHPEDFGRVNQVEPFDLHPAPDRVSTRPGSGLKPGTIPELLMEAEERDSTGYEVHHQKLVFFAEDVGSNKGAIIGLMVGGVVIATIIVITLVMLRKKQYTSIHHGVVEVDAAVTPEERHLSKMQQNGYENPTYKFFEQMQN, encoded by the exons GTTCCAGCAGACGGATCCATGGGGCTGCTGGCTGAGCCTCAGGTCGCCATGTTTTGTGGGAAACTCAACATGCACGTCAACGTCCAGAATGGCAAGTGGGAGCCCGACCCCACCGGCACCAAGAGCTGCATCAGCACCAAGGAGGGCATCCTGCAGTACTGCCAGGAG gtgtatCCAGACCTTGAGATCACCAATGTCGTCGAGGCTAACCAGCCTGTTAGCATCCAGAACTGGTGCAAAAGAGGAAGGACTCATTGCCGTAGCCACCTGCACATCGTGGTGCCCTACCGCTGCCtgg TTGGGGAGTTTGTGAGTGATGCACTGCTCGTCCCCGAAAAGTGCCGGTTCCTGCACCAGGAGCGCATGGACACGTGCGAGAGTCACCTGCACTGGCACACTGTAGCTAAGGAG TCATGCGGTAACCGCACGATGAACCTGCACGACTACGGGATGCTGCTCCCGTGCGGCATCGACCGCTTCCGGGGCGTGGAGTTCGTGTGCTGCCCCTCGGAGGCCGAGCGGGAGTCCGACAGCACGGACGAGGACGACTCCGACGTCTGGTGGGGCGGCTCCGAGACCGAATACACCGACAACAG CATGCCTAGGGATATGAGGCCTACAGAGGAGAAAGAGCCTGCCGCGACGGAGGATgatgaggaagaagaggaggaagagaccCTGGAGGCTGACGAGGATGGTGACGGTGAGGATGACGAGGACGAGGACACCGAGACCGACGACCGCAACGCCAATGAGTACGCCACCGGCATCGCCATGACAACCACCACCACTACTACCACCGAGTCTGTGGAAGAGGTTGTCCGGG AGGTGTGTTGGGAGGGTGCGGAGACAGGCCCGTGCCGTGCCCTGCTGCGGCGCTGGTACTTCGACCGTGACGAGGGCCGCTGCGTTCCCTTCATCTACGGGGGCTGCGGGGGCAACCGTAATAACTTCGAGTCGGAGGCctactgcctgtctgtctgcaggaGCGTGT TGCCCACCACCGCCCCCAGTCCCCCTAATGCCGTTGACCGGTATCTCGAGACTCCTGGAGATGAAAACGAGCACGCCCGCTTCCAGAAGGCAAAGGAGAACCTGGAGGCCAAGCACAGGGAGAAGATGTCCCAG GTGATGAGGGAGTGGgaggaagcagagagagaggcaAAGACCCTTTCCCACGCAGATAAGAAGGCTGTCATCCAG CGCTTCCAGGAGAAGGTGGAGGCTCTGGAGCAGCAGGCTGCCACGGAGAGACAGCAGCTGGTGGAGACCCACATGGCTCGGGTAGAGGCACTGCTGAATGACAAACGCCGCCTGGCACTAGAGAACTACCTGACTGCCCTACAGTCCTCCACCCCAAGG CCTCGGCAGGTGTTCAACCTGCTGAAGAGATATCTTCGTGCAGAGCAGAAGGACCGGCAGCACACCCTCAAACACCTTGAGCACGTGCGCATGGTGGACCCCAAGAAGGCCGCTCAGATTCATTCCCAG GTGTTGACCCACCTCCGAGTGATTGAGGAGAGGATGAACCAGTCTCTGGAACTGCTCTACAAGGTTCCCAGCGTTGCTAATGAGATCCGGGGTCAAGTCG AGGAGCTGCTCCAGAGGGAGCAGGCCGAGGTCTCCCAGCAGCTCTCCTCCCTGCAGAGCGAGGGCAGGGTCAGCTACGGGAATGATGCCCTGATGCCAGACTTGCCAGAGAGCACTGCCCCCTTGGATGCGCAGCCCCCTGAGAATAGGCAGGTCCTGGATGGGTTAGGATTCATCCATCCTGAGGACTTCGGACGAGTGAACCAGG TTGAGCCTTTTGATTTACATCCTGCTCCTGATAGAGTCTCCACCAGACCAG GCTCTGGACTGAAGCCTGGGACGATCCCTGAGTTGCTCATGGAGGCTGAGGAGAGGGACAGTACTGGATATGAAGTCCACCATCAGAAACTG GTGTTCTTTGCTGAGGATGTGGGCTCCAACAAGGGAGCCATCATTGGACTGATGGTGGGTGGTGTTGTCATAGCGACCATCATCGTCATCACCCTGGTgatgctgaggaagaagcagtacACTTCCATCCATCACGGAGTGGTAGAG GTTGATGCTGCAGTGACCCCTGAGGAGCGCCACCTTTCCAAGATGCAGCAGAATGGCTATGAAAACCCCACCTACAAGTTCTTTGAGCAGATGCAGAACTGA
- the LOC125718097 gene encoding amyloid-beta A4 protein-like isoform X2, which produces MGDRAVFLLLMMMVATSALAVEVPADGSMGLLAEPQVAMFCGKLNMHVNVQNGKWEPDPTGTKSCISTKEGILQYCQEVYPDLEITNVVEANQPVSIQNWCKRGRTHCRSHLHIVVPYRCLVGEFVSDALLVPEKCRFLHQERMDTCESHLHWHTVAKESCGNRTMNLHDYGMLLPCGIDRFRGVEFVCCPSEAERESDSTDEDDSDVWWGGSETEYTDNSMPRDMRPTEEKEPAATEDDEEEEEEETLEADEDGDGEDDEDEDTETDDRNANEYATGIAMTTTTTTTTESVEEVVRVPTTAPSPPNAVDRYLETPGDENEHARFQKAKENLEAKHREKMSQVMREWEEAEREAKTLSHADKKAVIQRFQEKVEALEQQAATERQQLVETHMARVEALLNDKRRLALENYLTALQSSTPRPRQVFNLLKRYLRAEQKDRQHTLKHLEHVRMVDPKKAAQIHSQVLTHLRVIEERMNQSLELLYKVPSVANEIRGQVEELLQREQAEVSQQLSSLQSEGRVSYGNDALMPDLPESTAPLDAQPPENRQVLDGLGFIHPEDFGRVNQVEPFDLHPAPDRVSTRPGSGLKPGTIPELLMEAEERDSTGYEVHHQKLVFFAEDVGSNKGAIIGLMVGGVVIATIIVITLVMLRKKQYTSIHHGVVEVDAAVTPEERHLSKMQQNGYENPTYKFFEQMQN; this is translated from the exons GTTCCAGCAGACGGATCCATGGGGCTGCTGGCTGAGCCTCAGGTCGCCATGTTTTGTGGGAAACTCAACATGCACGTCAACGTCCAGAATGGCAAGTGGGAGCCCGACCCCACCGGCACCAAGAGCTGCATCAGCACCAAGGAGGGCATCCTGCAGTACTGCCAGGAG gtgtatCCAGACCTTGAGATCACCAATGTCGTCGAGGCTAACCAGCCTGTTAGCATCCAGAACTGGTGCAAAAGAGGAAGGACTCATTGCCGTAGCCACCTGCACATCGTGGTGCCCTACCGCTGCCtgg TTGGGGAGTTTGTGAGTGATGCACTGCTCGTCCCCGAAAAGTGCCGGTTCCTGCACCAGGAGCGCATGGACACGTGCGAGAGTCACCTGCACTGGCACACTGTAGCTAAGGAG TCATGCGGTAACCGCACGATGAACCTGCACGACTACGGGATGCTGCTCCCGTGCGGCATCGACCGCTTCCGGGGCGTGGAGTTCGTGTGCTGCCCCTCGGAGGCCGAGCGGGAGTCCGACAGCACGGACGAGGACGACTCCGACGTCTGGTGGGGCGGCTCCGAGACCGAATACACCGACAACAG CATGCCTAGGGATATGAGGCCTACAGAGGAGAAAGAGCCTGCCGCGACGGAGGATgatgaggaagaagaggaggaagagaccCTGGAGGCTGACGAGGATGGTGACGGTGAGGATGACGAGGACGAGGACACCGAGACCGACGACCGCAACGCCAATGAGTACGCCACCGGCATCGCCATGACAACCACCACCACTACTACCACCGAGTCTGTGGAAGAGGTTGTCCGGG TGCCCACCACCGCCCCCAGTCCCCCTAATGCCGTTGACCGGTATCTCGAGACTCCTGGAGATGAAAACGAGCACGCCCGCTTCCAGAAGGCAAAGGAGAACCTGGAGGCCAAGCACAGGGAGAAGATGTCCCAG GTGATGAGGGAGTGGgaggaagcagagagagaggcaAAGACCCTTTCCCACGCAGATAAGAAGGCTGTCATCCAG CGCTTCCAGGAGAAGGTGGAGGCTCTGGAGCAGCAGGCTGCCACGGAGAGACAGCAGCTGGTGGAGACCCACATGGCTCGGGTAGAGGCACTGCTGAATGACAAACGCCGCCTGGCACTAGAGAACTACCTGACTGCCCTACAGTCCTCCACCCCAAGG CCTCGGCAGGTGTTCAACCTGCTGAAGAGATATCTTCGTGCAGAGCAGAAGGACCGGCAGCACACCCTCAAACACCTTGAGCACGTGCGCATGGTGGACCCCAAGAAGGCCGCTCAGATTCATTCCCAG GTGTTGACCCACCTCCGAGTGATTGAGGAGAGGATGAACCAGTCTCTGGAACTGCTCTACAAGGTTCCCAGCGTTGCTAATGAGATCCGGGGTCAAGTCG AGGAGCTGCTCCAGAGGGAGCAGGCCGAGGTCTCCCAGCAGCTCTCCTCCCTGCAGAGCGAGGGCAGGGTCAGCTACGGGAATGATGCCCTGATGCCAGACTTGCCAGAGAGCACTGCCCCCTTGGATGCGCAGCCCCCTGAGAATAGGCAGGTCCTGGATGGGTTAGGATTCATCCATCCTGAGGACTTCGGACGAGTGAACCAGG TTGAGCCTTTTGATTTACATCCTGCTCCTGATAGAGTCTCCACCAGACCAG GCTCTGGACTGAAGCCTGGGACGATCCCTGAGTTGCTCATGGAGGCTGAGGAGAGGGACAGTACTGGATATGAAGTCCACCATCAGAAACTG GTGTTCTTTGCTGAGGATGTGGGCTCCAACAAGGGAGCCATCATTGGACTGATGGTGGGTGGTGTTGTCATAGCGACCATCATCGTCATCACCCTGGTgatgctgaggaagaagcagtacACTTCCATCCATCACGGAGTGGTAGAG GTTGATGCTGCAGTGACCCCTGAGGAGCGCCACCTTTCCAAGATGCAGCAGAATGGCTATGAAAACCCCACCTACAAGTTCTTTGAGCAGATGCAGAACTGA
- the gabpa gene encoding GA-binding protein alpha chain isoform X2 gives MSKGETEELIEIEIDGQEKQECMEEGVEEQTLTAAEFVTQAIDINEPIGNLKKLLEPRLQCSLDGHEICLQDIQLDPDQSLFDQGVKTDGTVQLSVQVISRQGVEPKLNILEIVKPVETVEVVIDPDAAVGEEGQLVEEGQVITLDRSGIADDTSEQVTRWAAALEGYRKEQVRLGIPYDPVQWSADQVIHWAVWVMKEFSMVDVDVGTIHISGRELCSFSQEDFLQRVPHGEILWSHLELLRKYVLASQDQSGQIATVTIDQPVQIIPASVQQTPSGTIKVLTTKQGKVQRSPRISGGEDRSSPGNRTGNNGQIQLWQFLLELLTDKDARDCISWVGDDGEFKLNQPELVAHKWGQRKNKPTMNYEKLSRALRYYYDGDMICKVQGKRFVYKFVCDLKTLIGYSAAELNHLVTECEQKKLARMQLHGLAQPVTTVTLATAALEKDS, from the exons ATGTCTAAAGGCGAGACAGAAGAGCTGATAGAAATAGAAATTGATGGACAGGAGAAACAGGAATGCATGGAGGAAGG GGTAGAGGAGCAGACGTTAACAGCTGCGGAGTTTGTGACACAAGCCATTGACATCAATGAGCCAATCGGCAACCTGAAGAAGCTGCTGGAGCCCCGCCTCCAGTGCTCCTTAGATGGGCATGAGATTTGTCTGCAGGACATACAG CTTGACCCCGACCAAAGCTTGTTTGATCAGGGAGTGAAAACAGATGGCACAGTCCAACTCAGTGTGCAGGTCATCTCCAGACAAG GGGTCGAGCCCAAGTTGAACATTCTGGAAATTGTGAAGCCGGTCGAGACGGTGGAGGTGGTCATCGACCCAGATGCGGCCGTGGGTGAGGAAGGCCAGCTGGTGGAGGAGGGGCAGGTCATCACTCTGGACCGCTCCGGCATCGCGGACGACACCTCAGAGCAAGTGACCCGCTGGGCAGCTGCTCTAGAGGGCTACAGGAAGGAGCAGGTCCGGCTGGGCATCCCCTACG ACCCGGTCCAATGGAGCGCCGACCAGGTGATCCACTGGGCAGTGTGGGTGATGAAGGAGTTCAGCATGGTGGATGTGGACGTGGGGACCATCCACATCTCGGGCCGGGAGCTCTGCTCCTTCTCCCAGGAGGACTTCCTCCAGAGGGTGCCACACGGGGAGATCCTGTGGAGCCATCTGGAGCTGCTGCGGAAGT ACGTGCTCGCCAGTCAGGACCAATCGGGCCAGATCGCCACGGTGACCATTGATCAGC CGGTGCAGATCATCCCGGCATCTGTGCAGCAGACCCCTTCCGGGACCATCAAGGTCCTGACCACCAAGCAGGGCAAAGTACAGAGATCGCCCCGCATCTCTGGCGGGGAGGACCGTAGCTCGCCGGGAAACCGCACAG GGAACAACGGGCAAATCCAGCTGTGGCAGTTCCTGCTGGAGCTGCTGACGGACAAGGACGCGCGTGACTGCATCTCCTGGGTGGGAGATGACGGCGAGTTCAAGCTGAACCAGCCGGAGCTGGTGGCCCACAAGTGGGGGCAAAGGAAGAACAAGCCCACCATGAACTACGAGAAGCTAAGCCGTGCGCTCAG GTATTACTACGACGGGGACATGATATGCAAGGTGCAGGGCAAGAGGTTCGTGTACAAGTTTGTGTGCGACCTGAAGACGCTGATTGGCTACAGCGCGGCTGAGCTGAACCACTTGGTGACGGAGTGCGAGCAGAAGAAGCTGGCCCGCATGCAACTGCATGGCCTGGCCCAGCCCGTTACCACAGTGACGCTTGCCACCGCCGCCCTCGAGAAGGACAGCTGA
- the jam2a gene encoding junctional adhesion molecule 2A: MEISILSAVLLLFLSHDVVPVSVSTTKSTVEVLENEDAVLSCEFKTEVDDKPRIEWKKRGKDVSLIYYQNKFTGDFVGRAKISGATITLSDVTYKDAGVYQCEVAAALDKVTLGETNVTLRVLVAPATPTCEIPSSALSGTVVELHCKDKHSVPPAKYKWFKDNKPLGPSGTANLTYTLDINSGTLRFSAVSRANSGLYHCEAENGVGMPKSCKAQEMLIGDLNVPLIAAAAVGAILALCLCILGLFYARRKGICRKDHRGNRNKMYSYSGQHSQDFKHTQSFML; this comes from the exons ATGGAAATCTCCATCCTTTCCGCTGTGCTCCTGCTGTTCCTGA GTCATGATGTTGTACCTGTAAGTGTGAGCACCACGAAATCCACAGTGGAAGTTCTTGAGAACGAAG ATGCGGTATTATCTTGTGAATTTAAGACAGAGGTGGATGACAAACCTCGAATTGAATGGAAGAAAAGGGGCAAAGACGTGTCCCTCATCTACTACCAGAACAAATTTACAG GGGACTTTGTAGGGCGTGCTAAGATCAGTGGGGCAACAATAACACTCAGCGACGTCACCTACAAGGACGCGGGGGTGTACCAGTGTGAAGTCGCTGCAGCTCTGGATAAAGTCACGCTAGGAGAAACCAACGTCACCCTAAGAGTACTGG TGGCCCCTGCCACTCCCACCTGTGAGATTCCCAGCTCAGCACTGTCTGGGACGGTGGTGGAACTGCACTGCAAGGACAAGCATAGTGTCCCCCCCGCGAAATACAAGTGGTTTAAGGACAACAAGCCGCTCGGCCCCAGCGGCACAGCCAACTTGACCTACACCCTAGACATCAACAGTGGAACTCTG CGCTTTTCGGCAGTCTCCCGGGCCAACTCTGGACTGTACCACTGCGAGGCAGAGAATGGGGTGGGAATGCCAAAGAGCTGCAAGGCGCAGGAAATGCTGATCG GTGACCTCAACGTGCCGCTGATTGCCGCTGCCGCCGTTGGGGCCATCTTGGCCCTCTGCTTGTGCATCCTGGGGCTTTTCTATGCACGTCGGAAGGGCATCTGCAGGA AAGACCACAGAGGAAACCG AAATAAGATGTACAGCTACTCGGGACAACAT TCTCAGGACTTCAAACATACTCAATCCTTCATGCTGTGA
- the gabpa gene encoding GA-binding protein alpha chain isoform X1, translating into MADTFARFASAMSKGETEELIEIEIDGQEKQECMEEGVEEQTLTAAEFVTQAIDINEPIGNLKKLLEPRLQCSLDGHEICLQDIQLDPDQSLFDQGVKTDGTVQLSVQVISRQGVEPKLNILEIVKPVETVEVVIDPDAAVGEEGQLVEEGQVITLDRSGIADDTSEQVTRWAAALEGYRKEQVRLGIPYDPVQWSADQVIHWAVWVMKEFSMVDVDVGTIHISGRELCSFSQEDFLQRVPHGEILWSHLELLRKYVLASQDQSGQIATVTIDQPVQIIPASVQQTPSGTIKVLTTKQGKVQRSPRISGGEDRSSPGNRTGNNGQIQLWQFLLELLTDKDARDCISWVGDDGEFKLNQPELVAHKWGQRKNKPTMNYEKLSRALRYYYDGDMICKVQGKRFVYKFVCDLKTLIGYSAAELNHLVTECEQKKLARMQLHGLAQPVTTVTLATAALEKDS; encoded by the exons ATGGCAGATACGTTTGCAAG GTTTGCTTCAGCCATGTCTAAAGGCGAGACAGAAGAGCTGATAGAAATAGAAATTGATGGACAGGAGAAACAGGAATGCATGGAGGAAGG GGTAGAGGAGCAGACGTTAACAGCTGCGGAGTTTGTGACACAAGCCATTGACATCAATGAGCCAATCGGCAACCTGAAGAAGCTGCTGGAGCCCCGCCTCCAGTGCTCCTTAGATGGGCATGAGATTTGTCTGCAGGACATACAG CTTGACCCCGACCAAAGCTTGTTTGATCAGGGAGTGAAAACAGATGGCACAGTCCAACTCAGTGTGCAGGTCATCTCCAGACAAG GGGTCGAGCCCAAGTTGAACATTCTGGAAATTGTGAAGCCGGTCGAGACGGTGGAGGTGGTCATCGACCCAGATGCGGCCGTGGGTGAGGAAGGCCAGCTGGTGGAGGAGGGGCAGGTCATCACTCTGGACCGCTCCGGCATCGCGGACGACACCTCAGAGCAAGTGACCCGCTGGGCAGCTGCTCTAGAGGGCTACAGGAAGGAGCAGGTCCGGCTGGGCATCCCCTACG ACCCGGTCCAATGGAGCGCCGACCAGGTGATCCACTGGGCAGTGTGGGTGATGAAGGAGTTCAGCATGGTGGATGTGGACGTGGGGACCATCCACATCTCGGGCCGGGAGCTCTGCTCCTTCTCCCAGGAGGACTTCCTCCAGAGGGTGCCACACGGGGAGATCCTGTGGAGCCATCTGGAGCTGCTGCGGAAGT ACGTGCTCGCCAGTCAGGACCAATCGGGCCAGATCGCCACGGTGACCATTGATCAGC CGGTGCAGATCATCCCGGCATCTGTGCAGCAGACCCCTTCCGGGACCATCAAGGTCCTGACCACCAAGCAGGGCAAAGTACAGAGATCGCCCCGCATCTCTGGCGGGGAGGACCGTAGCTCGCCGGGAAACCGCACAG GGAACAACGGGCAAATCCAGCTGTGGCAGTTCCTGCTGGAGCTGCTGACGGACAAGGACGCGCGTGACTGCATCTCCTGGGTGGGAGATGACGGCGAGTTCAAGCTGAACCAGCCGGAGCTGGTGGCCCACAAGTGGGGGCAAAGGAAGAACAAGCCCACCATGAACTACGAGAAGCTAAGCCGTGCGCTCAG GTATTACTACGACGGGGACATGATATGCAAGGTGCAGGGCAAGAGGTTCGTGTACAAGTTTGTGTGCGACCTGAAGACGCTGATTGGCTACAGCGCGGCTGAGCTGAACCACTTGGTGACGGAGTGCGAGCAGAAGAAGCTGGCCCGCATGCAACTGCATGGCCTGGCCCAGCCCGTTACCACAGTGACGCTTGCCACCGCCGCCCTCGAGAAGGACAGCTGA